A window from Vigna angularis cultivar LongXiaoDou No.4 chromosome 7, ASM1680809v1, whole genome shotgun sequence encodes these proteins:
- the LOC108338111 gene encoding abscisic-aldehyde oxidase isoform X3, producing the protein MQMKKEKVLALSSPNSFFNLVLDVLKWLVSGGCGACVVLISRYVPVLEQVEDFTASSCLTLLCSIHGCSITTSEGIGNSKEGFHPIHERFAGFHATQCGFCTPGMCVSLFGTLVNAEKTDRAEPPDGFSKVTVSEAEKAIAGNLCRCTGYRPISDVCKSFAADVDMEDLGFNSFWKKGDNRDLKVSRLPRYDRNQLSSRFPTFLKEIKQDVFLASGKHSWHRPISLTELQSLLKSNNSNGTRIKTVVSNTGMGYYKDKEDYDLYIDLRGISELSKIRKDRTGIEIGAAVTISKAIEVLREDIRGDFLPDYVMILEKIADHMSKVASGFIRNTASVGGNLVMAQRNNFPSDITVILLAVDAMVHIMTGTQFEWLTLEEFLERPALGLESVLLSIKIPSLELNQSESSEPRSRFLFETYRASPRPLGNALPYLNAAFMVKVSPCKDSGGTLIDTCRLSFGVYGSKHAIRGNKVEELLSGKLLSTSVLYDAVDLIKATIASQDDNAITAYRSSLAAGFIFQFFNPLIDSPERISNGYLNGNNNHPFAQDFELKVSQKQIPHDKVPTLLTSGKQVLEAGCEHLPVGEPIVKSGAALQASGEAVFVDDIPSPPNCLHGAYIYSAKPLARVRSIKLNPELQLDRVRDVISSKDIPNGGENIGSKTVFGIEPLFAEEEARCVGERLAFVVADTQKVADMAANSAIVDYDTENLEPPILSVEDAFERSSFFEVPSVVYPKEVGDISKGMAEADQKILSAEMKLGSQYYFYMEPQTALAVPDEDNCITVYSSNQCPESTHSIIARCLGIPESNVRVITRRVGGGFGGKSIKAMPVATSCALAAHKLQRPVRIYLNRKTDMIMAGGRHPMKITYSVGFRNDGKITALKLQILVNAGIYVDISAIMPHNVVSALKKYDWGTLACDIKVCRTNHPSRSAMRGPGEVQGSFIAEAIIENVAATLSKDVDSVRSINLHTYNSLQSFYEYSHGEPNEYTLPIIWNELAVSANYDQRTKMVQEFNRINTWKKRGISRVPVVIQLMQRPTPGKVSIFSDGSVVVEVGGIEVGQGLWTKVKQMAAYALGAIQCDGIGGLLDKIRVIQSDTVSLIQGGFTAGSTTSESSCEAVRLSCNILVERLKPLKENLQKEMGSINWETLILQAYMQAVNLSASSFYVPSMSSMSYLNYGAAISEVEIDLLNGETRFLQTDIIYDCGQSLNPAVDLGQIEGAFVQGLGYFMLEQYETNLDGLVLQDGTWNYKIPTIDTIPLQFNVQILNSGHHQHRVLSSKASGEPPLLLAASIHCATRAAVKEARKQLLSWSNQEEDSIFQLEVPATMPVVKALCGLDNVERYLKWKMGRT; encoded by the exons ATGCagatgaagaaggagaaggtgtTGGCTTTAAGTAGTCCTAATTCTTTTTTCAATCTGGTACTTGATGTTTTGAAATGGTTGGTTTCAGGGGGATGTGGTGCTTGTGTAGTTTTAATTTCAAGATACGTTCCTGTGCTTGAACAAGTTGAGGATTTTACAGCAAGCTCTTGTCTCACACTACTTTGCAGCATACATGGTTGTTCAATAACAACCAGTGAAGGAATTGGAAATTCTAAAGAAGGATTCCACCCaattcatgaaagatttgcAGGATTCCATGCCACTCAATGTGGCTTTTGTACACCTGGAATGTGTGTTTCCCTCTTTGGAACTCTTGTCAATGCTGAAAAGACCGATCGTGCAGAGCCACCAGATGGGTTCTCAAAAGTAACTGTTAGTGAAGCTGAGAAGGCTATTGCAGGGAATCTTTGTCGCTGCACTGGGTACAGACCAATTTCTGATGTCTGCAAAAGCTTTGCAGCTGATGTTGACATGGAGGATTTGGGGTTTAACTCGTTTTGGAAAAAGGGAGATAACAGGGACTTAAAGGTTAGTAGGTTGCCTCGATATGATCGTAATCAACTGAGTAGTAGATTTCCTACGTTTTTGAAGGAAATCAAGCAAGATGTGTTCTTGGCTTCTGGGAAGCACAGTTGGCACCGACCTATTAGTCTAACCGAGCTTCAGAGtctattaaaatcaaacaattcCAATGGAACACGGATAAAAACTGTAGTTAGTAATACAGGTATGGGATATTACAAAGATAAAGAAGACTATGATTTGTACATTGATCTAAGGGGAATTTCTGAGCTTTCAAAGATCAGAAAGGACCGAACAGGGATTGAAATTGGAGCAGCAGTGACAATATCTAAAGCTATTGAAGTACTGAGGGAAGATATCAGAGGTGACTTTCTCCCAGATTATGTAATGATACTTGAAAAGATTGCTGATCATATGAGCAAAGTTGCCTCAGGATTTATTAGGAACACAGCCAGTGTTGGTGGAAATTTAGTCATGGCACAAAGGAATAATTTTCCCTCGGATATTACTGTAATACTTCTTGCTGTTGATGCAATGGTTCACATTATGACTGGCACACAATTTGAGTGGCTGACACTGGAAGAATTTCTGGAAAGACCAGCGTTAGGTTTGGAAAGTGTGCTTTTAAGCATTAAAATTCCTAGTTTGGAACTCAATCAAAGTGAATCCTCAGAACCAAGAAGTAGATTCCTCTTTGAAACATACCGGGCTTCTCCAAGGCCCCTTGGTAATGCCCTTCCCTACTTAAATGCCGCTTTCATGGTTAAGGTGTCTCCATGCAAGGATTCTGGGGGAACTCTGATAGATACTTGTAGGTTGTCTTTTGGTGTTTACGGCAGTAAACATGCCATCAGAGGGAATAAAGTCGAGGAACTTCTATCTGGAAAACTTTTAAGTACTAGCGTTCTGTACGATGCTGTCGACTTGATTAAAGCCACTATTGCATCTCAAGATGATAACGCAATAACAGCTTATCGTTCAAGTTTAGCTGCtggttttatttttcagttcTTTAACCCTCTTATTGACAGTCCTGAAAGAATAAGCAATGGTTATTTGAATGGAAATAATAATCATCCGTTTGCTCAggattttgaattaaaagtcAGTCAGAAGCAGATACCTCATGACAAAGTTCCAACTTTACTAACATCTGGTAAACAAGTCCTTGAAGCAGGCTGTGAGCATCTTCCTGTTGGTGAGCCAATCGTAAAGTCTGGAGCTGCACTACAGGCTTCAG GTGAGGCTGTGTTCGTGGATGACATTCCATCACCACCAAATTGCTTACATGGAGCATATATTTATAGTGCTAAACCTTTAGCAAGGGTAAGGAGTATAAAACTCAACCCTGAGTTGCAACTGGATAGAGTAAGGGATGTCATTTCAAGTAAAGACATTCCCAATGGTGGGGAAAACATTGGATCTAAGACTGTATTTGGGATTGAACCTCTATTTGCAGAGGAAGAAGCCAGATGTGTTGGTGAACGCCTTGCCTTTGTG GTTGCAGATACTCAGAAAGTTGCAGATATGGCTGCAAACTCAGCTATTGTTGATTATGATACTGAAAATCTTGAGCCGCCTATTCTATCAGTTGAAGATGCTTTTGAAAGATCTAGCTTTTTCGAAGTTCCTTCTGTTGTCTATCCAAAAGAAGTAGGTGATATATCAAAAGGAATGGCTGAAGCAGATCAAAAGATTCTTTCTGCTGAG ATGAAACTTGGGTCTCAATACTATTTTTATATGGAGCCACAAACTGCACTTGCTGTTCCAGATGAAGACAATTGCATTACGGTTTACTCTTCAAACCAATGCCCCGAGAGTACGCATTCTATTATAGCAAGATGCCTAGGCATTCCAGAAAGTAATGTTCGTGTAATTACAAGAAGGGTTGGGGGTGGTTTCGGGGGAAAGTCCATAAAAGCCATGCCT GTTGCCACATCATGTGCACTAGCTGCACATAAATTACAGCGCCCAGTAAGGATATATCTAAATCGAAAGACAGATATGATAATGGCTGGAGGAAGGCATCCTATGAAGATAACATACAGTGTTGGGTTTAGGAATGATGGTAAGATTACGGCACTCAAACTTCAAATTCTGGTCAATGCAGGGATATACGTAGATATAAGTGCAATAATGCCACATAATGTAGTTTCTGCACTAAAAAAGTACGATTGGGGTACGCTAGCTTGTGATATAAAGGTATGCAGAACAAACCATCCCAGCAGATCTGCTATGAGGGGCCCTGGGGAAGTGCAGGGATCATTTATTGCTGAAGCTATTATAGAAAATGTAGCAGCTACACTTTCAAAGGATGTAGACTCCGTCAGAAGCATTAATCTTCACACATACAATAGTCTTCAGTCATTCTATGAGTACTCTCATGGTGAACCTAATGAGTATACCTTGCCTATAATATGGAATGAGTTAGCTGTTTCTGCAAACTATGACCAGAGAACCAAAATGGTGCAAGAGTTTAACAGGATTAACACCTGGAAGAAAAGGGGAATCTCTCGAGTACCAGTTGTGATTCAATTGATGCAAAGACCAACTCCTGGAAAAGTAAGTATTTTTTCAGACGGGTCTGTTGTTGTTGAAGTTGGAGGAATTGAAGTGGGTCAGGGTCTCTGGACGAAGGTGAAACAGATGGCTGCATATGCTCTTGGGGCTATTCAATGTGATGGAATTGGAGGTCTCTTGGACAAAATACGGGTTATACAATCTGATACTGTGAGCTTGATTCAAGGAGGATTCACTGCTGGGAGCACTACATCAGAGTCAAGCTGCGAAGCAGTTAGGCTTAGCTGTAATATCTTGGTGGAGAGGCTAAAGCCTCTTAAGGAAAACCTGCAGAAGGAAATGGGCTCTATCAACTGGGAGACCCTTATTCTTCAG GCATACATGCAAGCTGTGAACTTATCAGCATCTTCATTTTATGTACCCAGCATGAGCTCCATGAGCTACCTTAATTATGGTGCTGCAATAAGTGAG GTGGAAATAGATCTTCTGAATGGTGAAACCAGATTTTTGCAAACAGATATTATTTATGATTGTGGACAGAGTCTCAACCCTGCTGTGGATTTAGGACAG ATTGAAGGAGCTTTTGTCCAGGGATTGGGGTATTTCATGCTTGAACAATACGAAACAAATCTTGATGGTTTGGTGTTGCAAGACGGCACTTGGAACTACAAAATCCCTACAATAGACACTATACCATTACAGTTTAATGTTCAAATCCTCAACAGTGGTCACCACCAGCATCGAGTGCTCTCTTCAAAAG CATCTGGGGAGCCACCATTACTTCTAGCAGCTTCAATTCACTGTGCCACAAGAGCAGCAGTGAAAGAAGCAAGGAAACAACTTCTTTCATGGAGCAACCAAGAAGAAGATTCTATATTTCAGTTGGAGGTCCCTGCAACCATGCCTGTGGTGAAAGCACTATGTGGACTTGACAATGTTGAAAGATACTTGAAATGGAAAATGGGAAGGACATGA